Proteins found in one Thermaerobacter subterraneus DSM 13965 genomic segment:
- a CDS encoding SpoIID/LytB domain-containing protein: protein MDVVPGGLVHEVVVPPGAAEVTLAFAEVPGETTQPRVGPVVVGTAGGAATKVSAKTAGWTLQASGDSQVTGTNGDASTSTGGSDSGTNPGGGGDAAAGSATTAESGATADSGTTPAGGSGEGTGATATGTDASASGASATATSTQPNPNTDWVRFFGGGYGHRTGMSQRGAQGLGKLGVPYRDILAHYYPGAELVKRNTADAKQQVRVGLSLDENGVQSGSPQPRLLWVVDVPDGATLEGASTQALPAGTYNVTFDAAVGFRWASQATGGPVFELRGKPASSGSTTERLELVIPQGKTAQLHYPLTNCDVKSEHAFRGCRDYEGRLEFEAPKKVGSSNAGIIVRNKVSLYDYLVGVVPHESPASWSVEALKAQAVAARTYAARQNFGLTTNLVDSTYDQVFYGRYSDKTYRPKIEQVVQATDAQVLMYGGALISANFTAGNGGYVASNTEAFGDGTGEPLPYLRGREDRFVLADGTAITPEFYQYKGTSYEDTYFRWRRDVSLTVIEKLWPEIGTLQRIEVPEGARNPDSMTPRVIRITGSAGSVEVLARVFRSRVGLPSAFLLPDKLYPREFTDVAGALKEDVNRAYQAGLVDGDLWARFYPEEKLTRGAFTKMIVEALERLRGGPLPKGEEPPNFSDVQPGQAFYDYILKAYTAGIINGYSDGSFGYDKPINRQEAAAILKRAFGLPVQPESFKDVPDNGAFAGAIGAVSAAGIMKGISDTRFAPGETMTRAMAAAVAVRGFEYCWAGNCQP from the coding sequence GTGGATGTCGTTCCGGGCGGGCTGGTCCATGAGGTGGTCGTTCCGCCCGGGGCGGCGGAGGTCACCCTCGCCTTCGCAGAGGTGCCCGGCGAAACCACCCAGCCTCGGGTGGGGCCCGTCGTGGTGGGGACGGCCGGGGGTGCTGCTACGAAAGTCTCCGCTAAGACCGCCGGTTGGACGCTTCAGGCGAGCGGCGATTCCCAGGTCACGGGCACCAATGGGGACGCGTCGACGAGCACCGGTGGAAGTGATTCCGGGACAAATCCGGGTGGTGGCGGGGACGCGGCGGCCGGTTCGGCGACCACCGCAGAATCGGGTGCCACGGCCGATTCGGGTACCACCCCTGCGGGCGGGTCGGGGGAGGGGACGGGCGCCACGGCCACGGGGACTGACGCATCGGCGTCCGGGGCGTCCGCCACGGCGACATCGACCCAGCCGAACCCCAACACGGACTGGGTGCGGTTCTTCGGCGGGGGGTACGGCCACCGGACCGGGATGTCCCAGCGGGGTGCCCAGGGGCTTGGAAAGCTGGGGGTGCCTTATCGGGACATTCTGGCCCACTACTACCCCGGGGCTGAGCTGGTCAAGCGTAATACGGCCGACGCCAAGCAGCAGGTGCGGGTTGGGCTCTCTTTGGATGAAAACGGTGTCCAGAGCGGTTCGCCCCAGCCACGTCTGCTTTGGGTGGTCGACGTGCCGGATGGTGCGACCCTGGAAGGGGCGAGCACCCAAGCGCTACCGGCCGGCACGTACAACGTGACCTTCGATGCAGCCGTAGGATTCCGCTGGGCATCGCAGGCGACCGGCGGGCCGGTGTTCGAGCTCCGCGGCAAGCCCGCCTCCTCGGGTTCGACCACCGAGCGACTCGAGCTGGTGATTCCCCAGGGCAAGACGGCCCAGCTGCACTACCCGCTGACGAATTGTGACGTAAAGTCCGAACACGCCTTCCGCGGCTGCCGCGATTACGAAGGGCGACTGGAGTTTGAGGCGCCGAAGAAGGTGGGGAGCAGCAATGCGGGCATCATCGTCCGGAACAAGGTGAGCCTCTACGACTACCTGGTCGGGGTGGTGCCCCACGAGTCGCCGGCGTCCTGGTCCGTCGAGGCCCTGAAGGCGCAGGCGGTGGCGGCCCGGACCTATGCCGCCCGGCAGAACTTCGGCCTGACCACGAACCTGGTGGATTCGACGTACGACCAGGTCTTCTATGGGCGGTACAGCGACAAGACCTACCGGCCGAAGATCGAGCAGGTGGTCCAGGCCACCGACGCCCAGGTCTTGATGTACGGCGGGGCGCTGATCTCTGCCAACTTTACCGCGGGCAACGGCGGGTACGTGGCGTCCAACACCGAGGCCTTCGGCGACGGGACGGGAGAGCCTCTGCCCTACCTGCGCGGCCGGGAAGACCGGTTCGTCCTGGCCGACGGCACCGCCATCACGCCGGAGTTCTACCAATATAAAGGGACAAGCTATGAGGACACCTACTTCCGCTGGCGCCGGGACGTGTCCCTCACGGTGATCGAGAAGTTGTGGCCCGAGATCGGTACGCTGCAGCGCATCGAAGTCCCCGAGGGGGCGCGAAACCCCGACAGCATGACGCCGAGGGTTATTCGGATCACCGGCAGTGCGGGCAGCGTGGAGGTCCTGGCCCGGGTCTTCCGGTCGCGGGTGGGCCTGCCTTCGGCCTTCCTCTTGCCGGACAAGCTCTACCCCCGGGAGTTCACCGACGTGGCGGGCGCTCTGAAGGAGGATGTCAACCGCGCCTACCAGGCGGGGCTGGTGGACGGGGACCTGTGGGCCCGGTTCTACCCCGAGGAGAAGCTGACCCGGGGTGCCTTCACCAAGATGATCGTGGAGGCGCTGGAGAGGCTGCGCGGCGGCCCACTGCCCAAGGGTGAAGAGCCGCCGAACTTCTCCGATGTGCAGCCCGGCCAGGCGTTCTATGACTACATCTTGAAGGCCTATACGGCGGGGATCATCAACGGTTACAGCGACGGCAGCTTCGGCTACGACAAGCCGATCAACCGCCAGGAGGCGGCGGCCATCCTGAAGCGGGCGTTTGGCTTGCCCGTGCAGCCCGAATCCTTCAAGGATGTGCCGGATAACGGCGCCTTTGCCGGAGCCATCGGTGCTGTCTCGGCGGCCGGGATCATGAAGGGCATCAGCGACACCAGGTTCGCACCCGGTGAGACCATGACGCGGGCCATGGCGGCGGCGGTGGCGGTGCGGGGGTTCGAGTACTGCTGGGCGGGCAACTGCCAGCCTTGA
- a CDS encoding S-layer homology domain-containing protein yields the protein MSTAYLQYSRKTAAILVVLAMVLALFPMAAFASHGQFTDVSGTLADEILAAHNAGLVDGYEDGSFRPNENVTRAAFAKMVVLALEKASGQELQGGSEPFSDVNPSQALYSYVVKAYNAKLINGYADGTFGYNKPINRQEAAAILQRALKLADAAESFADVPDNSAFAKAIGAVAAAGIMNGYNSTTFGPADNITRGQAAATAYRAYDYAQPFKVASISLVNARQLKITFTKAVDAKTVIGYDKTLADDVFEFKSLDGHPVTANEAAAELSGDGKVLTITPKSGTTQDGDEYFQGRYAVSIANTVKSTSGASLPAYSAVLDLTDTVRPTVTAAEVNVTGQVTLTFSEPVKGAKNTGAYAVTLEGASKTISGLDYVPDTDYTKVRFTIDGAEPGKTYSVTINGTVTDYAGNLISPNPTVKNVQVPEDSGKPSVTSITGVDRDEFKVTFSEPIKDLATANDAKDDFVVKVDGASVTPASVTWNSTRTVATVDIGIPYSKDETHQVEISGFEDLAGNKGDKYSAFVYFKADLTAPKVKSASVETIQGKAYVVIRFDEPVALATSPAGDLTGSYIADGVLHENVTIPGSAVSVYDPDEDNQTDALRIDIAGAGMAAGDWTIELTAGYVVDLADDGLTGQPNQNAVTTVQVTIGASGDTTKPAVAADANDFDNDTNTAEDAVFVQRLNNNTVEVIFTERVTDATALNVNNYTVEGNAVFTKAVFLDAAKKTVRLTLKDGAITASGPMTFRIENIADLAGNVMKPYEKVFNFKENVAPKLVSAKLTGINTVVLTFSENIANLDVNDFANVTVAGATGSVSGVQVSGNTATVTFTPSLTKSGDTFKATIKAGVYADAAGTRPQRRLRSACLEMIGLAEPSYVPVGWARV from the coding sequence TTGAGTACCGCTTATTTGCAGTACTCGCGCAAGACGGCGGCCATCCTGGTGGTGCTGGCCATGGTGCTGGCGCTGTTCCCGATGGCCGCTTTTGCTAGCCACGGCCAGTTCACGGATGTGAGCGGCACGCTGGCGGACGAGATCCTGGCGGCGCACAATGCCGGTCTCGTCGACGGTTACGAAGACGGCTCCTTCCGGCCCAATGAGAATGTGACCCGGGCTGCCTTCGCCAAGATGGTGGTCCTGGCGCTCGAGAAGGCTTCGGGCCAGGAGCTGCAGGGCGGCAGCGAGCCCTTCAGCGACGTCAACCCCAGCCAGGCCCTGTACAGCTACGTGGTGAAGGCGTACAACGCGAAGCTCATCAACGGCTACGCCGACGGGACCTTCGGCTACAACAAGCCCATCAACCGCCAGGAGGCCGCGGCCATCCTGCAGCGGGCCCTGAAGCTGGCCGATGCTGCTGAGAGCTTCGCCGACGTGCCGGACAACAGTGCCTTCGCCAAGGCCATCGGCGCCGTGGCCGCTGCCGGCATCATGAACGGCTACAACAGCACGACCTTCGGCCCGGCAGACAACATCACCCGTGGCCAGGCGGCCGCGACGGCGTACCGGGCGTATGACTACGCGCAGCCGTTCAAGGTTGCGTCCATCAGCCTGGTCAACGCCCGCCAGCTGAAGATCACCTTCACCAAAGCTGTTGATGCGAAGACCGTCATCGGCTACGACAAGACCCTGGCCGACGATGTCTTCGAGTTCAAGAGCCTTGACGGCCATCCTGTTACCGCCAATGAGGCCGCGGCTGAGCTCAGCGGCGACGGCAAGGTGCTGACCATCACCCCGAAGAGCGGTACCACTCAGGATGGCGATGAGTACTTCCAGGGCCGTTACGCTGTGTCCATCGCCAACACTGTGAAGAGCACCTCCGGCGCGAGCCTGCCGGCTTACTCCGCGGTGCTCGATCTGACCGACACGGTTCGGCCCACGGTGACGGCCGCCGAGGTCAACGTCACCGGCCAGGTGACCCTGACCTTTAGCGAGCCGGTCAAGGGCGCCAAGAACACCGGCGCCTACGCCGTCACCCTGGAGGGGGCGAGCAAGACCATCAGCGGCCTTGATTACGTCCCAGATACCGACTACACGAAGGTGCGGTTTACCATCGACGGCGCGGAGCCGGGGAAGACCTACTCGGTTACCATCAATGGCACCGTGACCGACTACGCGGGTAACCTGATCTCGCCGAATCCGACCGTCAAGAATGTCCAGGTCCCTGAGGACTCCGGCAAGCCTTCCGTTACCAGCATCACGGGCGTCGACCGCGATGAGTTCAAGGTGACGTTCTCCGAGCCGATCAAGGATCTGGCCACGGCTAACGACGCGAAGGATGACTTCGTCGTCAAGGTGGACGGCGCTTCCGTAACCCCGGCGAGCGTAACCTGGAACAGCACCCGCACGGTTGCCACCGTTGACATCGGTATCCCATACTCCAAGGACGAGACTCACCAGGTCGAGATCTCTGGCTTCGAGGATCTCGCAGGCAACAAGGGCGACAAGTACAGCGCCTTCGTCTACTTCAAGGCGGATCTGACGGCTCCGAAGGTCAAGTCGGCCAGCGTGGAGACGATTCAGGGCAAGGCCTACGTGGTCATTCGCTTCGATGAGCCCGTAGCCCTGGCGACCAGCCCGGCAGGGGACTTGACTGGGTCGTACATCGCGGACGGCGTTCTCCATGAGAACGTGACGATTCCCGGCTCCGCGGTGTCGGTCTACGACCCGGACGAGGATAACCAGACCGACGCGCTTCGCATCGACATCGCAGGGGCCGGGATGGCCGCTGGTGACTGGACCATTGAGCTTACTGCTGGTTATGTTGTCGACCTGGCCGACGACGGGCTGACTGGCCAGCCCAACCAGAATGCTGTGACGACGGTCCAGGTTACTATCGGTGCCAGTGGTGACACGACCAAGCCGGCTGTGGCGGCTGACGCGAACGACTTCGACAACGATACCAACACGGCCGAAGACGCAGTCTTTGTCCAGCGGCTCAACAACAATACGGTTGAGGTCATCTTCACCGAGCGGGTGACAGACGCCACTGCGCTGAATGTCAACAACTACACTGTCGAGGGGAACGCCGTGTTTACCAAGGCGGTCTTCCTCGATGCGGCGAAGAAGACCGTTCGGCTGACCCTCAAGGACGGGGCCATCACGGCCAGCGGTCCGATGACGTTCCGGATTGAGAACATCGCGGATCTTGCCGGCAACGTGATGAAGCCCTACGAGAAGGTCTTCAACTTCAAGGAGAACGTCGCGCCCAAGCTGGTGTCGGCGAAGTTGACTGGCATCAATACTGTGGTGCTGACGTTTAGCGAGAACATCGCGAACCTTGACGTTAACGACTTTGCGAACGTCACCGTGGCTGGCGCTACAGGCTCCGTGTCGGGTGTCCAGGTATCCGGCAATACTGCGACAGTGACCTTCACTCCGTCGCTGACGAAGTCCGGCGACACCTTCAAGGCGACGATCAAGGCCGGTGTCTACGCTGACGCGGCCGGTACGCGGCCGCAGAGACGGTTGAGGTCAGCCTGCCTTGAGATGATCGGCCTGGCGGAGCCTAGTTACGTACCGGTGGGTTGGGCCCGGGTTTGA
- a CDS encoding helix-turn-helix domain-containing protein → MSEYLTSSQAARLLGVSRSTFLNWQSSGKLAEYGVHPIQTLGGQYRYRRDEIEELLRMLTAGGHPEGVPRSNGRPAGPVPDEPDPGEPDPEGDDAADSL, encoded by the coding sequence GTGAGTGAGTATCTAACCAGCTCGCAGGCGGCACGCCTCCTCGGCGTATCACGCAGTACCTTTCTGAACTGGCAATCATCCGGCAAGCTGGCGGAGTACGGCGTGCATCCGATCCAGACGCTGGGTGGCCAGTACAGGTACAGGCGCGACGAGATAGAGGAGCTCCTGCGGATGCTGACCGCCGGCGGTCACCCGGAAGGGGTGCCGCGCAGCAACGGCCGCCCGGCTGGCCCGGTTCCGGACGAACCGGATCCCGGGGAGCCGGATCCCGAAGGGGATGACGCGGCGGATTCGCTTTAG
- the tnpB gene encoding IS607 family element RNA-guided endonuclease TnpB — protein MRVLQAYRFALDPTPRQERALASHVGARRFAFNWGLALVKERLEARDRGEDVEVPWTLPALRREWNRQKHLVAPWWRENSKEAYSSGLDGLARALQNGSRSRKGERKGRRVGFPRFRKKGRGRESVRFTTGAIRVDDKSHVVLPRIGRVKTHEPATALLRRIEAGTARILSATVSREGGRWFVSFTCEVERQPGRPRFPWKVVGVDAGVKHLAVLSTGEVLPNPRALEKNLKQLARSNRALARRQKGSRGWQKARRRLAQIHARARNLRQDALHKLTHHLASTYGVVVVEQLHVAGMLKNRRLARALADAALAEIRRQLSYKCPWHGAVLVEAPPFHPSSKRCSRCGAVKPSLPLSQRVFRCEECGLVLDRDENAARNLAALVAAVAGSGPETENARGRDGRPAARQAIPEEAGSRHRRIAG, from the coding sequence GTGCGTGTGTTGCAGGCGTACCGCTTCGCCCTCGACCCCACACCCCGCCAGGAACGGGCGCTGGCCTCCCACGTGGGCGCCCGCCGCTTCGCCTTCAACTGGGGTTTGGCCCTGGTGAAGGAGCGCCTGGAAGCCCGCGACCGGGGCGAGGATGTGGAGGTGCCATGGACCCTTCCGGCCCTGCGGCGGGAGTGGAACCGGCAAAAGCACCTCGTCGCCCCCTGGTGGCGGGAGAACTCGAAGGAAGCCTATTCCTCCGGGCTGGACGGGCTGGCTCGGGCCCTTCAGAACGGGTCCAGAAGCCGCAAGGGTGAACGCAAGGGGCGCCGGGTGGGGTTTCCCCGGTTCCGGAAAAAGGGCCGAGGGCGGGAGTCGGTGCGGTTCACCACCGGCGCGATCCGGGTAGACGACAAGAGCCACGTCGTCCTGCCCCGGATCGGGCGGGTGAAGACCCACGAACCGGCCACGGCCCTGCTCCGGCGCATCGAAGCGGGAACGGCCCGCATCCTGTCCGCCACGGTGTCACGGGAAGGGGGCCGGTGGTTCGTCAGCTTCACCTGCGAGGTGGAGCGGCAGCCGGGCCGCCCCCGGTTCCCCTGGAAGGTCGTCGGCGTCGATGCAGGCGTCAAGCACCTGGCGGTGCTCTCCACCGGGGAGGTCTTGCCCAATCCCCGAGCGCTGGAGAAGAACCTGAAACAGCTGGCCCGGTCCAACCGCGCCCTGGCCCGCCGCCAAAAGGGCAGCCGGGGGTGGCAAAAGGCCCGCCGCCGGCTGGCCCAGATCCATGCGCGAGCCCGGAACCTCCGCCAGGATGCCCTTCACAAGCTGACGCACCACCTGGCGAGCACCTATGGCGTAGTGGTGGTCGAACAACTGCACGTGGCGGGCATGTTGAAGAACCGGCGGCTCGCCCGGGCGCTGGCCGATGCCGCCCTGGCGGAGATCCGCCGCCAGCTCAGCTACAAGTGTCCTTGGCACGGCGCGGTCCTGGTCGAAGCGCCGCCCTTCCATCCCAGCAGCAAGCGTTGCTCGCGGTGCGGTGCGGTCAAGCCGTCGCTGCCGCTTTCGCAGCGCGTTTTCCGCTGTGAGGAATGCGGGCTCGTACTCGACCGGGACGAGAACGCCGCCCGCAATCTCGCGGCCCTTGTGGCCGCCGTCGCCGGGAGTGGCCCGGAGACGGAAAACGCCCGTGGACGGGATGGAAGACCTGCCGCAAGGCAGGCAATCCCGGAGGAAGCGGGAAGCCGGCACCGGCGCATCGCTGGGTAA
- a CDS encoding polysaccharide pyruvyl transferase family protein, which translates to MRRRADPQGSRRGGFRNRWFADPINLVEAAVVLVAAAALWARLGGRPLPLEPVLAGWGVYALLRRWRPPAAGSPQEPVPVPSPWLGAAATGVALLSLLLLLVAAAGLVGEAGVGVSSEPGNGTASTGAALPAVASRDRPVAAPVLRWGMAWPLAAVSALALWQMARRDARLRPAAGRLLLATFFLAVAGLVSGPLVEQGTGGGWHDAGPGPWYDFGVLVALWDYQLTLARLSAYASARWRLEPAAVHRAGAQVPPRPARRPPVVLSGFYGAGNAGDEAILDAVLRQLRQRGYEDITVFSIRPEETARTHGVKSVYRGWRRDLLAKARALGRAGVFISGGGGLLQDTSRTFLLRGPVPYYLMIASWARLAGCWVLFLGHGVGPLRGRWARFLTRWLASQADVITTRDEGSLHLLEQVGVRRPVRELLADFVFSLPRPGAGAKPLAQIFDPPFDPSGLGRGAGPARRLITVSVRSWPGQDRFFPELAAFLSHVLATRPDVEVVLVPMEGRLDHEASQRLADLIEEGPAGGHGPRVRILPATLTPAEIEAVVAGSWLAVGMRLHFLIFAVRAGVPVLALNYDPKVAGVLGRLGLDRYVYDLETVSAKDLKAGLEAVEAGYDALRRRIAGATRPLAALASAHLDYADAASRRWSGEA; encoded by the coding sequence GTGAGGCGTCGCGCAGACCCGCAAGGTTCACGGAGGGGTGGCTTCCGGAACCGGTGGTTCGCCGATCCGATCAACCTGGTGGAAGCGGCGGTGGTCCTGGTGGCCGCCGCCGCTTTGTGGGCGCGTCTCGGCGGGCGGCCGCTGCCGCTAGAGCCGGTCCTGGCCGGTTGGGGCGTCTATGCCCTGCTGCGCCGGTGGCGTCCCCCGGCCGCGGGATCTCCCCAAGAACCCGTACCAGTCCCCTCACCCTGGCTGGGGGCTGCCGCCACGGGGGTTGCGCTGCTAAGCCTCCTGCTGTTGCTGGTGGCCGCTGCGGGACTCGTGGGCGAGGCGGGGGTGGGCGTGTCGTCGGAACCCGGCAACGGGACCGCCTCCACCGGTGCGGCACTCCCCGCCGTCGCCAGCCGGGACCGGCCCGTGGCTGCACCGGTCTTACGCTGGGGGATGGCCTGGCCCCTGGCGGCCGTTTCAGCCCTGGCGCTCTGGCAAATGGCCCGCCGGGACGCGCGGTTGCGGCCTGCCGCCGGGCGTCTGCTCCTTGCCACCTTCTTTCTGGCGGTCGCCGGATTGGTCTCAGGACCACTGGTGGAACAGGGCACCGGAGGGGGATGGCACGACGCCGGCCCAGGGCCATGGTACGATTTTGGTGTCCTTGTTGCCCTGTGGGATTACCAGCTCACCCTGGCCCGCCTTTCCGCCTACGCCTCTGCCCGCTGGCGGCTCGAGCCGGCGGCCGTCCACCGTGCCGGTGCGCAGGTTCCTCCCCGGCCGGCGCGCCGGCCACCGGTGGTTCTTTCCGGCTTCTACGGGGCGGGCAACGCAGGGGATGAGGCGATCCTGGACGCGGTCCTGAGGCAGCTGCGCCAGCGCGGGTATGAAGATATCACGGTCTTCTCCATCCGCCCGGAAGAAACCGCTCGTACCCACGGGGTGAAGAGTGTATACCGGGGTTGGCGAAGGGATCTTCTGGCCAAGGCGCGGGCCCTGGGGCGGGCGGGGGTGTTCATCTCGGGCGGTGGGGGCCTTTTGCAGGATACCTCCCGCACCTTCCTGCTGCGCGGTCCCGTTCCTTATTATTTAATGATCGCCAGCTGGGCCCGCCTGGCGGGCTGCTGGGTGCTGTTCCTGGGCCATGGCGTCGGGCCCCTGCGGGGCCGCTGGGCCCGTTTCCTCACCCGCTGGCTGGCGTCCCAGGCTGATGTCATCACCACCCGGGACGAGGGCTCCCTCCACCTTCTTGAGCAGGTGGGGGTCCGCCGTCCGGTGCGGGAGCTGCTGGCGGACTTCGTGTTCAGCTTGCCCCGGCCCGGGGCGGGCGCGAAGCCCCTCGCCCAAATTTTCGATCCGCCTTTCGATCCCTCCGGACTCGGCCGGGGGGCGGGGCCAGCCAGGCGCCTGATCACCGTGTCGGTGCGCAGCTGGCCCGGCCAGGACCGCTTCTTCCCGGAACTGGCGGCTTTCCTGAGCCACGTGCTGGCCACCCGCCCGGATGTGGAGGTGGTCCTGGTGCCCATGGAAGGCCGGCTCGACCACGAGGCCTCCCAGCGCCTGGCTGACCTGATCGAAGAAGGGCCTGCGGGTGGCCATGGCCCCCGCGTCCGCATCCTGCCGGCCACCCTGACTCCGGCCGAGATTGAGGCGGTTGTCGCCGGCTCGTGGCTGGCCGTGGGCATGCGGCTGCACTTCTTGATCTTCGCCGTCCGGGCGGGCGTCCCCGTCCTGGCCTTGAACTACGATCCCAAGGTGGCGGGCGTGCTGGGCCGGCTGGGGCTGGACCGGTACGTGTATGACCTGGAGACCGTCTCCGCGAAGGACCTTAAGGCCGGCCTGGAGGCGGTCGAGGCCGGCTACGATGCCCTCCGCCGCCGGATCGCCGGAGCCACCCGCCCCCTGGCCGCCCTGGCCTCGGCCCACCTGGACTACGCCGACGCCGCCAGCCGCCGCTGGTCCGGGGAGGCCTGA
- a CDS encoding N-acetylmuramoyl-L-alanine amidase: MVLVAGAGAGLRPAEAAGPVPARAIVTGTLLNVRSGPGTGFDVIDRLPEGTVVTLRTKQGGWFEVQAPSGTVGWVAGDYITADLTGVRIVVDPGHGGIDGGAYANGVVEREANLAIALPLRDILVARGAEVRMTREAREPNLPLWNRDNPYDPGTRTGMANSWPADMLISVHNNASANTGTRGLMAIWGNAPESQTLAQAIHDRTLYWTATRQGFDHRSAGQGVYRDTAIRGHTLAITNRSLVPATIVEVAFVTNKDDAALLKDASFLRAAAKGIADGAGAFLLARLPDGPVVPGRQPAEGGSGNPANPGGDPSAPGDGGTQPPGDGTGGSPAPGTGDGTSPAPGSPGDGSGSTPDTPGGTPGSEDPGGAPAPAPNPPAPQAPPVAGPPFRDVSGTLAGEVEQARQLGLVKGYDGNLFRPKDPVSRAEFAAMVVRAVEAARGQRLPLPEGKGFPDVSPRQALYEYVLKAAGQGYIRGTPAGTFEPDRPIRREEAAAILRRAGQLEPSAIRFRDVPRDSAFADAIGAVGAAQIMVGYSEEHFGYGQAIQRDQAAATLVRLHEYLRR, from the coding sequence ATGGTACTGGTGGCGGGGGCCGGCGCCGGCCTGCGGCCGGCCGAGGCGGCGGGCCCGGTCCCGGCGCGGGCCATCGTCACCGGTACCCTGCTCAACGTGCGGTCGGGGCCCGGCACGGGGTTTGACGTCATCGACCGGCTGCCCGAAGGCACCGTGGTGACTCTGCGGACCAAGCAGGGCGGCTGGTTCGAGGTCCAGGCGCCCAGCGGTACCGTGGGCTGGGTGGCGGGCGATTACATCACCGCCGACCTGACGGGCGTGCGGATCGTGGTCGACCCCGGCCACGGCGGCATCGACGGGGGCGCCTATGCCAATGGCGTGGTGGAGCGGGAGGCGAACCTGGCCATCGCCCTGCCCCTCCGCGACATCCTGGTGGCCCGGGGCGCGGAGGTGCGCATGACCCGGGAGGCGCGGGAGCCCAATCTGCCCCTCTGGAACCGGGACAATCCGTACGATCCTGGCACCCGCACCGGCATGGCCAACAGCTGGCCGGCGGACATGCTGATCAGCGTCCACAACAACGCCAGCGCCAACACCGGCACCCGCGGCCTCATGGCCATCTGGGGCAACGCCCCCGAGTCCCAGACCCTGGCCCAGGCCATCCACGACCGGACCCTCTACTGGACCGCCACCCGCCAGGGTTTCGACCACCGAAGTGCAGGCCAGGGCGTGTATCGGGATACCGCCATCCGCGGCCACACCCTGGCCATCACGAACCGGTCCCTGGTACCGGCCACCATCGTCGAAGTGGCCTTCGTCACCAACAAGGACGATGCGGCCCTGCTGAAGGACGCGAGCTTCCTCCGGGCGGCTGCCAAGGGCATCGCCGACGGCGCGGGCGCGTTCCTCCTGGCCCGGCTGCCCGACGGGCCCGTGGTCCCCGGCCGCCAGCCGGCGGAGGGCGGCAGCGGAAACCCCGCGAACCCGGGCGGCGATCCCTCGGCACCCGGCGACGGAGGAACCCAGCCTCCGGGCGACGGCACCGGCGGAAGCCCTGCCCCGGGCACCGGCGACGGTACCTCCCCGGCCCCCGGCTCACCGGGTGACGGCAGCGGCAGCACCCCGGACACCCCCGGTGGGACGCCCGGTTCCGAGGATCCGGGAGGGGCTCCGGCACCTGCTCCCAACCCGCCGGCACCCCAGGCTCCGCCGGTGGCGGGTCCGCCCTTCCGGGATGTCAGCGGCACCCTGGCCGGCGAGGTGGAGCAGGCCCGCCAGCTGGGGCTGGTGAAGGGCTATGACGGCAACCTGTTCCGGCCCAAGGACCCCGTGTCCCGGGCTGAATTCGCGGCCATGGTGGTCCGGGCCGTGGAGGCGGCCCGGGGCCAGCGGCTGCCGCTGCCCGAGGGCAAGGGCTTCCCGGACGTGTCGCCGCGCCAGGCCCTCTATGAATACGTGCTCAAGGCGGCCGGGCAAGGGTACATCCGGGGAACGCCGGCCGGCACCTTCGAACCCGACCGGCCCATCCGCCGGGAAGAAGCGGCGGCCATCCTGCGGCGGGCCGGGCAGCTGGAGCCCTCGGCCATCCGCTTCCGCGACGTGCCCCGGGACAGTGCCTTTGCGGACGCCATCGGTGCGGTGGGCGCAGCGCAGATCATGGTAGGCTACTCGGAGGAGCACTTCGGATACGGTCAAGCGATCCAGCGGGATCAGGCCGCAGCGACCCTGGTCCGGTTGCATGAGTACCTGCGACGGTGA
- a CDS encoding WecB/TagA/CpsF family glycosyltransferase has protein sequence MPSLRIELLGLPLDALTFDETVRLIVDRIARGEPTLQVSLNAAKYVRAAEDPLLRGFIRRAHVVSPDGAGPLWAARRLGLEVPERVPGVDLMLALLPEAARHGWPVFLLGARPEVVERAAAEATRRWPGLQVAGTHHGYFRADEEAAVVEQVRQSGARLLFVALGSPRQERFLDRWFAKTGVTYAQGVGGGFDVLAGVARRAPEWIQRAGLEGVYRMMLEPRKRWRRVVVDNARFIALVLRAARRRGGGGTRPGPAP, from the coding sequence GTGCCTTCCCTGCGCATCGAGCTGCTTGGGCTGCCCCTGGATGCGCTGACCTTCGACGAGACGGTGCGGCTCATCGTCGACCGCATCGCCCGGGGCGAGCCCACCCTGCAGGTCTCCCTCAACGCCGCCAAGTACGTCCGGGCGGCGGAAGACCCCTTGTTGCGCGGCTTCATCCGCCGCGCCCACGTGGTCAGCCCCGACGGGGCCGGCCCCCTCTGGGCGGCCCGCCGCCTGGGCCTGGAGGTTCCCGAGCGGGTCCCCGGGGTCGACCTGATGCTGGCCCTTTTGCCCGAGGCCGCCCGCCACGGCTGGCCGGTCTTCCTGCTGGGCGCCCGCCCAGAGGTGGTGGAACGGGCCGCCGCCGAGGCGACCCGCCGCTGGCCGGGCCTGCAGGTGGCGGGCACCCACCACGGCTACTTCCGCGCCGATGAGGAGGCGGCGGTGGTGGAGCAGGTCCGCCAGAGCGGGGCACGGCTGCTCTTCGTCGCCCTGGGCAGCCCCCGTCAGGAGCGGTTCCTCGACCGGTGGTTTGCGAAAACGGGCGTGACCTACGCCCAGGGTGTGGGGGGCGGGTTCGACGTGCTGGCCGGTGTCGCCCGCCGGGCCCCGGAGTGGATCCAGCGGGCAGGCCTGGAGGGGGTCTACCGGATGATGCTGGAGCCCCGCAAGCGCTGGCGACGGGTGGTGGTCGACAACGCCCGCTTCATCGCCCTGGTCCTGCGGGCCGCCCGGCGCCGTGGGGGCGGTGGAACCCGGCCGGGGCCGGCCCCGTGA